A single genomic interval of Antarcticibacterium arcticum harbors:
- a CDS encoding glutamate-5-semialdehyde dehydrogenase: protein MKLIDTNTKNNVLRSMMQILDRRRDEIIKANKEDLQVFGETGGAMYDRLIVDEKKVDGMIQSVKEVMEQEDPVGKVLSNRVLDSGLDITNKTAPFGTIMIIYESRPDVTVEAAVLAFKANNKIYLKGGKEANYSNKILVDCWHMALQENDLDTSWIELLELNREETQEFLKNPPEKLDLIVPRGGERLIAFVKQHATGAVLVSGRGNNFLYVSKNADVETAKRVILNAKTDKISGCNALDKVLVDKNLPDYEVHLKEIGKLMKENQVEVLADEETSRVLEDATKIPGEDTWYEEFLAMKIVIGGVGNLEEAIERINHYSGGHSAAIITTEKEEAKNFMEQVDSAAVYHNASTRFTDGGQMGVGAELAISTDKLHHRGPLGLKQLVTNKYYVFGKGHIRE, encoded by the coding sequence ATCTTCAGGTTTTTGGTGAAACCGGGGGTGCGATGTATGACCGGTTGATCGTTGATGAAAAGAAAGTAGACGGGATGATCCAGTCTGTTAAAGAAGTAATGGAGCAGGAAGACCCTGTGGGAAAGGTGCTCTCTAACCGGGTACTGGATAGCGGATTGGACATTACCAATAAGACTGCGCCTTTTGGAACTATTATGATCATATACGAATCCCGGCCAGATGTGACTGTTGAAGCTGCCGTACTGGCGTTTAAAGCCAACAATAAGATCTACCTGAAAGGCGGGAAAGAAGCCAACTACAGCAACAAAATTTTAGTAGATTGCTGGCATATGGCTCTTCAGGAAAATGACCTGGATACTTCCTGGATTGAATTACTTGAATTGAACAGAGAAGAAACCCAGGAATTTTTGAAGAATCCGCCGGAGAAACTCGATCTAATTGTTCCCCGTGGAGGAGAAAGACTTATCGCCTTTGTAAAACAACACGCTACAGGAGCGGTTCTGGTAAGTGGTAGGGGAAACAATTTCTTGTATGTCTCTAAAAATGCAGATGTTGAAACAGCTAAAAGGGTAATATTAAATGCAAAAACCGATAAAATCTCCGGTTGTAATGCGCTGGATAAAGTGCTTGTCGATAAAAACCTTCCAGATTATGAAGTACATTTAAAAGAGATTGGAAAACTGATGAAAGAAAATCAGGTAGAGGTACTGGCAGATGAGGAAACTTCCAGGGTTTTAGAGGATGCGACAAAAATTCCCGGGGAGGATACCTGGTACGAGGAGTTTCTGGCTATGAAAATTGTAATTGGAGGTGTGGGTAATCTTGAAGAAGCAATAGAGAGGATCAACCATTATTCAGGGGGACATTCTGCTGCAATAATTACTACTGAAAAAGAGGAAGCCAAGAATTTTATGGAACAGGTGGACAGTGCTGCTGTTTATCACAATGCCTCAACCAGATTTACAGATGGGGGACAAATGGGTGTGGGAGCTGAACTGGCAATAAGTACAGATAAGCTTCACCACCGCGGGCCACTTGGCTTAAAACAATTGGTCACCAATAAATATTACGTGTTTGGCAAAGGACATATTAGAGAGTAA